In a genomic window of Flavobacterium lipolyticum:
- a CDS encoding M16 family metallopeptidase has protein sequence MRNLLLSSVLCCSLASLSPVYAQKTDLPKYIKNVEGVKEYSLNNGLKVLLIPDASQSNMVVNIVYNVGSRNEGYGEKGMAHLLEHMLFKSTKNLGDIKKMLSEKGGAANGTTWLDRTNYYEVFPSNDENLKWSIEMEADRMINATILQTDLDKEFSVVRNEFEIGENNPDGVLQERILSSAYLWHNYGKSTIGSKEDIERVKANRLRVFYEKYYQPDNSTLIIAGKFDEKKALQYVGQYFGSIAKPKRVLDKTYTIEPAQDGEKYVELKRAGDSKNIGALYHTAAYADKDYAAIDALGEILTADPSGYLYKSLVETQKISSIYYWQPTTRDASFVYFGVAVPNDKDVVATKELVRAELDKIGSTQYTDEDVSRAKAKIIKQIEGVKNNTISFAINLTEIVGAGDYRLGFLYRDAIEKLTKEDIQRVAEKYFKSNNRTVGVFIPSKDEQRVKPVEYTDEQLAAFTKDYKGKALEKEAAPFETSIKNLKQNFVEGKLSNGAKYGLIKKEIKGGKVQAAFKFPVSNEKDLSGKSDVGAILAQLLKTGTTTRTKEQITDRLDLLKSSLSFGFSGQTLTVSVSTYKESFKEVMEILGDLLTNATFPQNELTKTISEYNTYLESNLNDPNSLAFIEVSRQTSKYPKESIFYTATVQEQIDAYKKIKQPELIDFYKNILGGNNGVGTVVGDLEAKSTAQILESTFGKWNSKSKYERAIPTYFETQKADKEYITPDKENAVAVGKISFKMTQKDADYPAFVMANEMLGNGGFLSARIPMRLREKEGISYGAGSFVNVPITNDVSYWAYYAFLNPTKKNAVEIAAKEEIAKALKEGFTAEELKSNLVSWLNERKTRLGDDGTLMDLTNTYLQYGVPLEDYDTLEAKVKALKIEEVNAVAKKYLSLDKMTSVYVGDFNKKQ, from the coding sequence ATGAGAAACTTATTGCTTAGCAGTGTTTTGTGCTGCTCACTAGCTTCATTAAGTCCGGTGTATGCACAAAAAACTGACCTGCCAAAATATATTAAAAATGTCGAAGGAGTAAAAGAATATTCTCTGAATAACGGATTGAAAGTGCTCTTGATTCCGGATGCTTCCCAAAGTAATATGGTGGTAAATATTGTCTACAATGTCGGCTCTAGAAACGAAGGTTACGGAGAGAAAGGGATGGCTCACTTATTGGAGCATATGCTTTTTAAGAGTACCAAAAATTTAGGGGACATTAAAAAAATGCTTTCTGAAAAAGGAGGCGCTGCTAATGGTACAACCTGGCTGGATCGTACCAATTATTATGAAGTTTTTCCATCGAATGATGAAAATCTGAAATGGAGTATTGAAATGGAAGCAGACCGAATGATCAATGCGACTATTTTACAGACCGATTTAGATAAAGAATTTTCTGTAGTTAGAAACGAGTTCGAAATAGGAGAAAACAACCCTGATGGTGTTTTACAGGAAAGAATACTTTCTTCAGCTTATTTGTGGCACAATTACGGAAAAAGTACCATTGGAAGTAAAGAAGATATTGAACGCGTAAAAGCAAACAGATTAAGAGTTTTCTATGAGAAATATTATCAGCCGGATAATTCAACCTTGATAATTGCCGGAAAATTTGATGAGAAAAAAGCACTGCAGTATGTAGGTCAATATTTTGGAAGTATTGCAAAACCTAAAAGAGTTTTGGATAAAACGTATACGATAGAGCCGGCACAAGATGGCGAAAAGTACGTGGAGCTGAAAAGAGCCGGAGACAGTAAAAATATCGGAGCATTGTATCACACCGCAGCCTATGCAGATAAAGACTATGCAGCAATTGATGCTTTGGGTGAAATTTTAACAGCCGATCCGTCGGGTTATTTGTACAAATCATTGGTAGAAACTCAAAAGATTTCCAGTATTTATTATTGGCAGCCAACCACCAGAGATGCCAGTTTTGTGTATTTTGGAGTAGCTGTTCCTAATGATAAAGACGTTGTAGCAACAAAAGAACTGGTAAGAGCCGAACTGGATAAAATTGGATCAACCCAATACACGGATGAAGATGTAAGCAGAGCAAAAGCTAAGATTATTAAGCAAATTGAAGGGGTTAAAAATAATACCATTTCTTTTGCTATAAATCTTACCGAAATTGTGGGGGCAGGCGATTACAGATTAGGTTTCCTGTATAGAGATGCAATCGAAAAACTTACAAAAGAAGACATACAAAGAGTTGCGGAAAAGTATTTTAAAAGTAACAACAGAACTGTCGGAGTATTTATTCCTTCAAAAGACGAACAAAGAGTTAAACCGGTCGAATATACTGACGAGCAATTAGCGGCTTTTACTAAAGACTACAAAGGAAAAGCACTTGAAAAAGAAGCGGCTCCGTTTGAAACTTCTATTAAGAATCTGAAACAAAATTTTGTTGAAGGAAAGCTAAGTAATGGTGCTAAGTATGGCTTGATTAAAAAAGAAATTAAAGGAGGAAAAGTTCAGGCAGCGTTTAAATTTCCGGTAAGTAATGAAAAGGATTTGTCCGGAAAATCAGATGTTGGTGCCATTTTGGCTCAATTGTTAAAGACCGGTACCACCACCCGTACAAAAGAACAAATTACTGATCGTTTAGATCTTCTGAAATCAAGTTTATCATTTGGTTTTTCAGGACAAACATTAACGGTAAGTGTCAGCACCTATAAAGAAAGTTTTAAGGAAGTAATGGAAATCTTAGGAGATTTATTGACTAATGCTACTTTTCCGCAAAATGAGTTAACCAAAACAATCAGTGAATACAATACCTACTTAGAATCGAATTTAAATGACCCTAATTCTTTGGCCTTTATTGAAGTTTCAAGACAAACCTCTAAATATCCAAAAGAGAGTATTTTCTACACTGCGACCGTTCAGGAACAAATTGATGCTTACAAAAAGATAAAACAGCCGGAACTTATTGATTTCTATAAAAACATTTTAGGGGGAAATAATGGAGTAGGGACTGTAGTGGGAGATTTAGAAGCCAAATCTACAGCTCAGATTTTAGAGAGTACTTTTGGTAAATGGAATTCCAAATCAAAATATGAAAGAGCAATACCTACTTATTTTGAAACACAGAAAGCCGATAAAGAGTATATTACTCCTGATAAAGAAAATGCGGTTGCTGTGGGTAAAATCAGTTTTAAAATGACTCAGAAAGATGCTGATTATCCTGCTTTTGTGATGGCCAATGAAATGTTAGGAAACGGAGGTTTTCTAAGCGCAAGAATACCGATGCGATTGAGAGAAAAAGAAGGAATCAGCTATGGAGCAGGATCGTTCGTAAATGTACCCATCACCAATGATGTTTCGTATTGGGCTTATTACGCATTTTTAAATCCAACGAAGAAAAATGCCGTTGAGATTGCGGCAAAAGAAGAAATTGCAAAAGCATTAAAAGAGGGCTTCACAGCAGAAGAGTTAAAATCAAATCTTGTGAGCTGGCTTAATGAAAGAAAAACCCGATTGGGAGATGACGGAACTTTAATGGATTTGACGAATACTTATCTGCAATACGGAGTTCCTTTGGAAGATTATGATACTCTTGAAGCTAAAGTTAAAGCCTTGAAAATCGAAGAGGTAAATGCGGTTGCGAAAAAGTACTTAAGTTTAGATAAAATGACTTCTGTTTATGTTGGAGATTTTAATAAAAAACAATAA
- the gyrB gene encoding DNA topoisomerase (ATP-hydrolyzing) subunit B produces the protein MSEEIKKNNYSADSIQALEGMEHVRMRPSMYIGDVGVRGLHHLVYEVVDNSIDEAMGGHCDTIGVAINEDGSVTVEDNGRGIPVDLHKKEGVSALEVVMTKIGAGGKFDKDSYKVSGGLHGVGVSVVNALSVHMKSTVFREGKIYEQEYERGKSLYPVKQIGETEKRGTRQTFYPDNTIFTQTTEFSYDTLSARMRELSFLNKGITITFTDKREVNEKGEFRTEVFHSTEGLKEYIRYLDGNREPIVSHVISMDHDKGEIPVEVALIYNTSYTENIFSYVNNINTHEGGTHLQGFRSGLTRTLKKYADASGMLDKLKFEIAGDDFREGLTAIISVKVAEPQFEGQTKTKLGNREVVSPVSQAVGEMLENYLEENPNDARVIIQKVILAAQARHAAKKAREMVQRKTVMGGGGLPGKLSDCSEQDPARCEVYLVEGDSAGGTAKQGRDRNFQAILPLRGKILNVEKAMHHKVFENEEIRNIFTALGVTVGTAEDSKALNIEKLRYHKVIIMCDADVDGSHISTLILTFFFRFMKELIEEGHVYIAAPPLYLVKKGNKKEYAWNDVQRDQANERMGGSAAIQRYKGLGEMNAEQLWETTMDPNFRTLRQVTIDSLAEADRVFSMLMGDEVPPRREFIEKNAVYANIDA, from the coding sequence ATGAGCGAAGAAATCAAGAAGAACAATTATTCAGCAGATAGTATTCAGGCATTAGAAGGAATGGAGCACGTAAGAATGCGTCCATCGATGTATATTGGAGATGTGGGAGTTCGAGGGCTTCATCATTTGGTTTATGAAGTTGTAGATAACTCTATTGATGAGGCGATGGGAGGGCATTGTGATACCATTGGTGTTGCCATAAACGAAGACGGATCAGTAACAGTTGAGGATAATGGTCGTGGTATTCCGGTTGATTTACATAAAAAAGAAGGCGTTTCGGCACTTGAAGTTGTAATGACTAAAATTGGAGCCGGAGGTAAATTTGATAAAGATTCTTATAAGGTTTCCGGAGGTTTGCACGGAGTAGGGGTTTCGGTTGTAAATGCCCTTTCTGTCCATATGAAATCTACCGTTTTTAGAGAAGGGAAAATCTACGAACAAGAGTACGAAAGAGGTAAATCATTGTATCCGGTAAAACAAATCGGAGAAACAGAAAAAAGAGGTACACGTCAGACTTTTTACCCTGATAATACCATCTTTACGCAAACTACAGAGTTTTCTTATGATACTTTATCTGCTCGTATGCGTGAGCTTTCTTTCCTGAACAAAGGAATTACAATCACCTTTACAGATAAAAGAGAAGTAAATGAAAAAGGAGAATTCAGAACCGAAGTTTTTCATTCTACAGAAGGACTAAAAGAGTATATTCGTTACTTAGACGGTAACCGCGAGCCAATTGTTTCGCATGTAATTAGTATGGATCATGATAAAGGAGAAATTCCGGTTGAAGTGGCGCTGATTTACAATACAAGTTATACAGAAAATATTTTCTCTTACGTAAATAATATCAATACACACGAAGGAGGAACGCATTTACAAGGTTTTAGAAGTGGTTTAACAAGAACCCTTAAAAAATATGCTGATGCATCCGGAATGTTGGATAAGTTGAAATTCGAAATTGCGGGAGATGATTTCCGCGAGGGATTAACTGCTATTATTTCGGTAAAAGTTGCAGAGCCTCAATTCGAAGGTCAGACCAAAACAAAGTTAGGGAACAGAGAGGTAGTTTCTCCGGTTTCTCAGGCTGTTGGAGAGATGTTGGAGAATTATCTGGAAGAAAATCCAAATGACGCCAGAGTCATTATTCAAAAAGTAATTTTGGCTGCTCAGGCACGTCACGCGGCTAAAAAAGCCCGTGAAATGGTACAGCGTAAAACCGTTATGGGCGGTGGTGGATTACCAGGAAAACTTTCAGATTGTTCCGAGCAGGATCCTGCAAGATGTGAGGTTTACCTTGTCGAGGGAGACTCGGCGGGTGGAACGGCTAAACAAGGTCGTGACAGGAACTTTCAGGCAATTTTACCCTTACGTGGTAAGATTTTGAATGTGGAGAAAGCGATGCACCATAAAGTATTCGAAAACGAAGAGATTCGAAATATCTTTACTGCTTTAGGGGTAACAGTTGGTACTGCAGAAGACAGTAAAGCTTTAAATATTGAAAAATTAAGATACCACAAGGTAATCATCATGTGTGATGCGGATGTCGATGGTAGTCACATCTCTACCTTAATATTAACATTCTTCTTCCGTTTCATGAAAGAATTGATCGAAGAAGGTCACGTTTATATCGCTGCACCGCCTTTATACTTAGTTAAAAAAGGAAACAAAAAAGAATATGCGTGGAATGATGTTCAGCGCGATCAGGCCAACGAGAGAATGGGTGGAAGCGCCGCAATTCAGCGTTATAAAGGTCTTGGAGAGATGAACGCGGAGCAATTGTGGGAAACAACAATGGATCCGAATTTCAGAACTCTGCGTCAGGTAACCATTGATAGTTTGGCTGAAGCTGACAGAGTTTTCTCTATGTTAATGGGAGATGAAGTTCCGCCGCGTAGAGAATTTATCGAGAAAAATGCAGTTTACGCTAATATCGATGCGTAA
- the mdh gene encoding malate dehydrogenase → MKVTIVGAGNVGATCADVISYRGIASEVVLLDIKEGFAEGKALDIMQCATNTGFNTKVSGVTNDYSKTAGSDVVVITSGIPRKPGMTREELIGINAGIVKTVTENVLKYSPDTIIVVVSNPMDTMTYLALKSTGVPKNRIIGMGGALDSSRFRTYLSLALDKPANDISAMVIGGHGDTTMIPLTRLASYNGIPVTEFLSEEVLQKVAADTMVGGATLTGLLGTSAWYAPGASVAYLVDSILNDQKKMIACSVFVEGEYGQNDICIGVPCIIGKNGVEEILDIQLNDHEKALFAKSADAVRSMNDALKSILV, encoded by the coding sequence ATGAAAGTTACCATTGTAGGAGCAGGAAATGTTGGAGCTACCTGTGCAGATGTTATTTCTTATAGAGGAATTGCAAGCGAAGTAGTGTTGTTGGATATTAAAGAAGGTTTTGCCGAAGGGAAAGCGTTGGATATTATGCAATGTGCCACAAATACAGGTTTTAATACCAAAGTATCTGGGGTGACCAATGATTATTCTAAAACTGCCGGAAGTGATGTAGTAGTTATTACATCTGGAATTCCAAGAAAACCAGGAATGACCCGTGAAGAATTAATAGGTATAAATGCAGGAATTGTAAAAACAGTTACCGAAAACGTACTAAAATATTCTCCGGATACTATTATAGTTGTAGTTTCTAATCCAATGGATACGATGACGTATTTGGCATTGAAATCGACCGGAGTACCAAAAAACAGAATTATTGGTATGGGTGGAGCGTTAGACAGTTCTCGTTTCAGAACCTATCTTTCACTAGCTTTAGATAAACCAGCAAACGATATCTCGGCAATGGTTATTGGAGGGCATGGTGATACTACTATGATTCCATTAACCCGTCTGGCCTCTTACAACGGAATTCCGGTAACTGAATTTCTTTCAGAAGAAGTATTACAAAAAGTGGCTGCCGATACTATGGTGGGTGGAGCAACACTTACAGGTCTTTTGGGAACATCAGCATGGTATGCGCCGGGAGCTTCTGTGGCTTATTTGGTAGATAGTATTTTGAATGATCAGAAAAAAATGATCGCCTGCTCTGTTTTTGTGGAAGGAGAGTATGGACAAAATGATATCTGTATAGGTGTACCTTGTATAATTGGTAAAAATGGAGTCGAAGAAATATTAGACATTCAGTTAAACGATCATGAAAAAGCCTTATTTGCGAAAAGCGCAGATGCGGTGAGAAGCATGAATGACGCTTTAAAATCGATTTTAGTATAA
- the secDF gene encoding protein translocase subunit SecDF: MQNKGLIKFFAILFALVSIYQLSFTFVANSVKSEAKAFAGDNPDKELKYLDSIGKEKVLNLGFTDFTYNEVKNKQLNKGLDLEGGINVILQISVKDVLKGLANNSKNPVFNKSLADATANLEGNKTYLNKFFEAFEANSKGSVKLASPDIFANRSLQGEGGVDFQMSDAQVQKVIKKKVDESIESAYKVLRERIDKFGVTQPNIQKLGETGRILVELPGAKDVDRIKKLLGGKAQLEFWETFKIEEIGNFLVASNEALKKTEVKVKETKAVAKDSLNALLTDNAKDSVDTKKGNNPLFDKMLGQGGGPVLGYFAPKDTAAVNAYFKRADIRVLLGADQHNAKFVWSKPTTIKDAKGKDIEAVELYALKGNRDNVPAMSGGVVTDAKDTFDQLGKPAVSMQMNSQGAKVWEELTGRAFSQKGYIAIVLDNIVYSAPGVTSGPIAGGRSEITGSFDVAETKDLANVLNAGKLPASADIIQSTVVGPSLGQAAIDAGTISSVLGFLLVCLWMVFYYGKAGWYANLALLLNLLFLFGIMASFGFVLTLPGIAGIVLTLGTAVDANIIIFERAKEELREGKSLSDAVVASYGWHGAMRSIIDANVTHVLTGAILFIFGTGPIKGFALTLLIGIVTSLFTSIFIARIFIDRNIAGKGDLTFSTSVTKNWFTNFHFDFIKIKKFTYIFSSIVVVVSLVSIFFVNGLDEGVDFVGGRTFQVKFEKPVDATVVSDELSAAFGTPVEAKILGDDDQLKITTKYKIKEDGVAIDEEVNQILYKSLTKYFPNTSYEKFINSFDGKKIGVVQQSKVGASISEDIKTNSYWAVLGAMAVIFLYLMISFRKWQYSLGAIAAVAHDVIFVLGIYSLCYKFMPFHMEMDQHFIAAILTVIGYSMNDTVIVFDRIREFIIGNRKGSFEDIVNASINTTLSRTLNTSLMMIIVLLTMFIFGGESIRGFIFAMLIGIVVGTYSSLFIATPVLVDTISSDDKHTIEDKHNKA; this comes from the coding sequence ATGCAGAATAAAGGACTTATTAAATTTTTCGCAATTCTATTTGCATTGGTAAGTATTTACCAACTCTCGTTCACTTTTGTGGCCAATAGTGTCAAAAGTGAAGCTAAAGCTTTTGCAGGAGATAATCCTGATAAAGAATTAAAATACTTAGATTCTATTGGAAAAGAAAAAGTGTTAAACCTTGGTTTTACTGATTTTACTTATAACGAAGTAAAAAACAAACAACTTAATAAAGGTCTTGACTTAGAAGGAGGAATCAACGTGATTCTTCAAATTTCTGTTAAAGACGTTTTGAAAGGATTAGCCAACAATTCTAAAAATCCGGTATTTAATAAATCATTAGCTGATGCAACTGCAAATTTAGAAGGAAACAAAACCTATTTAAATAAGTTCTTTGAAGCTTTTGAGGCTAACTCAAAAGGATCAGTAAAATTGGCTTCACCTGATATTTTTGCAAACAGAAGTTTACAAGGAGAAGGTGGTGTAGATTTTCAAATGTCTGATGCACAAGTTCAAAAAGTAATTAAGAAAAAAGTTGACGAATCTATCGAAAGTGCTTACAAAGTACTTAGAGAGCGTATCGACAAATTTGGTGTAACGCAACCAAACATCCAAAAATTAGGAGAAACAGGAAGAATCTTAGTAGAGCTTCCAGGGGCTAAGGATGTAGATAGGATTAAGAAATTATTAGGAGGAAAAGCTCAATTAGAGTTTTGGGAAACTTTTAAAATCGAAGAAATTGGTAACTTCTTAGTAGCTTCTAACGAAGCTTTAAAAAAGACTGAAGTTAAAGTAAAAGAAACTAAAGCTGTTGCTAAAGATTCATTGAATGCATTGTTAACGGATAATGCTAAAGATTCAGTTGATACTAAAAAAGGAAACAATCCATTATTTGACAAAATGTTAGGTCAGGGTGGTGGACCAGTTTTAGGATATTTTGCTCCTAAAGATACTGCAGCTGTAAATGCTTACTTTAAAAGAGCAGATATCAGAGTTTTATTGGGTGCTGACCAACACAATGCAAAATTTGTTTGGAGTAAACCAACTACAATTAAAGACGCAAAAGGAAAAGATATTGAAGCAGTTGAATTATATGCTTTAAAAGGAAACAGAGACAATGTTCCTGCGATGAGCGGTGGAGTTGTTACAGATGCAAAAGATACTTTTGACCAATTAGGAAAACCAGCTGTTTCTATGCAAATGAACAGCCAGGGAGCTAAAGTTTGGGAAGAATTAACGGGAAGAGCTTTCTCTCAAAAAGGATACATTGCTATCGTTTTAGATAATATTGTTTACTCTGCACCAGGTGTTACAAGCGGACCAATTGCCGGAGGTAGATCTGAGATCACGGGATCTTTTGATGTTGCTGAAACTAAAGATTTAGCTAACGTATTAAATGCAGGTAAATTACCGGCTTCTGCAGATATTATTCAGTCAACAGTTGTAGGACCATCTTTAGGTCAGGCAGCAATTGATGCAGGTACAATTTCTTCTGTATTAGGATTCTTATTAGTTTGTTTATGGATGGTATTCTATTATGGTAAAGCGGGTTGGTATGCTAACCTTGCGTTATTATTAAACTTACTTTTCCTTTTCGGAATTATGGCAAGTTTTGGTTTTGTATTGACATTACCAGGTATTGCAGGTATCGTATTAACATTAGGTACTGCGGTAGATGCGAACATTATTATATTTGAAAGAGCAAAAGAAGAATTACGTGAAGGTAAATCATTGTCTGATGCGGTTGTAGCTTCTTACGGATGGCACGGAGCAATGCGTTCTATTATTGATGCAAACGTAACGCACGTTTTAACTGGAGCAATCTTGTTTATTTTTGGTACAGGACCAATTAAAGGTTTTGCATTGACATTATTGATTGGTATCGTAACTTCATTGTTTACATCTATCTTTATCGCAAGAATTTTTATTGACAGAAACATTGCTGGAAAAGGAGATTTAACTTTCTCTACAAGTGTTACTAAAAACTGGTTTACAAACTTCCACTTTGACTTTATTAAAATCAAAAAATTCACATACATCTTCTCTTCAATTGTAGTAGTTGTGAGTTTAGTTTCTATCTTTTTCGTAAATGGATTAGATGAAGGTGTTGATTTTGTTGGAGGAAGAACATTCCAGGTGAAATTTGAAAAACCTGTTGATGCTACTGTAGTATCAGATGAATTGTCTGCTGCTTTTGGTACTCCGGTTGAGGCGAAAATTTTAGGTGATGACGATCAGTTGAAAATCACAACTAAATATAAAATTAAAGAAGACGGTGTAGCTATCGATGAAGAAGTGAACCAAATTTTATACAAGTCGTTAACGAAATATTTCCCTAACACTTCTTACGAAAAATTCATCAACTCATTTGATGGTAAAAAGATTGGGGTTGTACAGCAATCTAAAGTTGGAGCTTCTATTTCTGAGGATATCAAAACGAACTCTTACTGGGCTGTATTAGGTGCAATGGCGGTTATTTTCTTATACTTAATGATCTCTTTCCGTAAATGGCAATATTCATTAGGTGCGATTGCAGCGGTAGCACACGACGTTATCTTTGTATTAGGAATCTACTCTTTATGCTACAAATTCATGCCTTTCCACATGGAAATGGATCAGCACTTTATTGCGGCTATCCTTACCGTAATTGGTTACTCTATGAACGATACTGTAATTGTATTTGACAGAATTAGAGAGTTCATCATCGGAAACCGTAAAGGAAGTTTTGAAGATATCGTAAACGCTTCTATTAACACTACATTATCAAGAACGTTGAATACATCATTAATGATGATCATCGTATTGTTAACGATGTTTATCTTTGGTGGAGAATCTATCAGAGGATTTATCTTTGCCATGTTAATTGGTATCGTAGTGGGAACTTATTCGTCATTATTTATCGCTACACCGGTATTGGTTGACACGATTTCAAGTGATGATAAACACACAATCGAAGACAAGCACAATAAAGCATAA
- a CDS encoding acyloxyacyl hydrolase, with product MGRKLLLILIVVFSVFKALGQTKNEKLAIGINYGFGSEFNNRNYTYTNHFYKVELRYRLNESKHFKYEVLVQPEVNFGRHQLINFYFVKPDRPDYLEKREEYTKLKEVHEYVLNLGFLVRKPIGKVFSVYASGSIGPMITDTETERMSKGFAFADVFAMGFSVKMNRLQLDARGNIRHVSNGGLNAENAGYNTRNIELGISYFL from the coding sequence ATGGGTAGGAAATTACTATTGATTCTAATTGTTGTTTTTAGCGTGTTTAAAGCCTTAGGACAAACTAAAAACGAAAAGCTGGCCATAGGAATCAATTATGGTTTTGGGAGCGAGTTTAATAATAGAAATTACACGTATACCAATCATTTTTATAAAGTAGAATTGCGTTATCGGCTTAATGAATCAAAGCATTTTAAATATGAGGTTTTAGTTCAGCCGGAAGTTAATTTTGGAAGACATCAATTGATAAATTTTTACTTTGTAAAGCCGGACAGACCTGATTATCTTGAAAAGAGGGAAGAATATACGAAGTTGAAGGAGGTGCATGAGTATGTGTTGAATCTTGGTTTTTTGGTCAGGAAACCAATTGGAAAAGTTTTCTCTGTTTATGCTTCAGGAAGTATTGGGCCAATGATTACCGATACAGAAACAGAAAGAATGTCTAAAGGTTTTGCTTTTGCAGATGTTTTTGCGATGGGTTTTTCGGTTAAAATGAATCGCTTACAGCTGGATGCCCGCGGTAACATTCGGCACGTTTCAAATGGAGGACTAAATGCTGAAAATGCGGGATATAATACCAGAAATATTGAATTGGGTATTTCGTATTTCCTGTAA